The Saprospiraceae bacterium genome includes a window with the following:
- a CDS encoding 1-acyl-sn-glycerol-3-phosphate acyltransferase codes for MLRLIARFFLWLWGFKVVGDPEKTPKKVYVVYPHTSNWDFPLGILLKFGMPINVNYVGKESLFKWPWGWLFRWLGGIPVDRKKSTNFVDMMADLFQKYDRLAITVAPEGTRKRVQKFRTGFYYIANKAKVPLILVKFDFGHKLVEFSEPFYTTGVYSDDLKLIINHFKGVKGYNPELACQWEDEDL; via the coding sequence ATGCTGAGACTTATCGCCAGATTTTTTTTATGGTTATGGGGTTTTAAAGTGGTAGGAGACCCTGAAAAAACACCTAAAAAGGTGTATGTTGTTTATCCTCACACGTCCAATTGGGATTTTCCACTTGGCATCTTGCTGAAATTCGGTATGCCTATCAATGTTAATTATGTAGGTAAAGAATCACTTTTCAAATGGCCCTGGGGTTGGTTGTTCCGGTGGCTTGGCGGCATTCCGGTAGACCGGAAAAAAAGTACCAATTTTGTGGATATGATGGCAGATTTGTTTCAAAAATATGATAGACTTGCTATCACCGTTGCTCCTGAAGGTACCAGAAAACGAGTACAAAAGTTCAGAACTGGCTTTTATTATATAGCGAACAAGGCAAAAGTACCTTTGATTTTGGTAAAATTTGATTTTGGACATAAACTTGTCGAATTTAGCGAACCATTTTATACCACAGGGGTTTATTCTGATGATCTGAAGTTGATCATTAATCACTTCAAAGGAGTCAAAGGGTACAACCCTGAATTGGCTTGTCAATGGGAAGACGAAGATTTATAA